The Spirosoma agri genome contains a region encoding:
- a CDS encoding xanthine dehydrogenase family protein molybdopterin-binding subunit yields the protein MTNNTKNPPIDRIDGRMKVTGGAKYFADFELPNTSYCVIVGSEIAKGAITSLDTKKAQGAPGVLGVFTHQNMPPIPGWDAPVGGEADGPAPKPKTEETYRILSSPKILFDGQPIAIVVADTYERAIYAASLVKATYTKQAARTDLQKHVSEGVAPRGADGGNYLRGTADGYKTAPVTLEANYTIPVEVHNPMELHGILAHWTGDKQLLIYAKTQGVNATQNAMAQAFKIDPKNIHVHTEFMGGGFGMGLRTWPQETAVVAIARKIGRPLKLVMNRSQMFTLVGHRPTTVQTINMGADQDGKLIGIAHAATAETARYEDFTEATVNMTKFMYACPNVSTRYRIVRLDRSVPIWMRGPGEATGAFALESAMDEMAHKLNLDPIEFRLRNYSETDPERNRPYSSKNLKEAYQRGADAIGWKERKNQPGSTRDGDWLIGYGMSTGVFSAFRWEASARALLKADGSLTIQSAVTDIGPGTGTALTMIAHNVLGVPMNRIKIEYGDTSLPKAPTQGGSAIVSAVGSAVFDACTGIKNELMELALKAGAPLAGRQADELTLADGVLSVSTDSGKKVSVSDLMQANKLTVIDKTKDSKGSPEQEKYSMYSFSVHFVQVRVNPLTGVVRVSKAVSVADSGRIVSPKTAASQMIGGVAGGIGMALTEEAVIDHRFGRFVNNNLADYHVAVHADVPAIETIMIDKPDPIINPMGAKGMGEIALIGFAGAVANAVFNATGQRVRDLPITPDKLLRTV from the coding sequence ATGACAAATAACACAAAAAATCCTCCGATTGATCGAATCGACGGGCGGATGAAAGTGACTGGTGGGGCCAAGTACTTCGCCGATTTTGAGTTACCAAATACATCCTATTGCGTCATCGTCGGCAGCGAAATTGCGAAAGGAGCTATCACTAGTCTGGATACCAAAAAAGCGCAGGGTGCACCCGGCGTACTGGGTGTGTTTACGCACCAGAATATGCCGCCCATTCCGGGCTGGGACGCCCCCGTGGGTGGTGAAGCGGACGGGCCAGCACCCAAGCCGAAAACGGAGGAGACCTATAGGATTCTAAGCAGTCCCAAAATCCTGTTCGATGGTCAGCCTATCGCTATCGTAGTGGCCGATACCTACGAACGGGCCATCTATGCGGCTTCCCTCGTCAAAGCGACGTATACCAAACAAGCAGCCCGCACTGATCTGCAAAAACATGTGTCGGAAGGCGTTGCGCCAAGGGGAGCCGATGGAGGCAACTACCTGCGGGGAACAGCCGACGGTTACAAAACCGCTCCGGTTACCCTCGAAGCCAACTACACGATTCCAGTGGAAGTGCACAACCCCATGGAACTGCATGGTATACTAGCTCACTGGACGGGCGACAAGCAGCTACTGATCTATGCCAAAACACAAGGTGTGAATGCTACGCAAAATGCGATGGCGCAAGCCTTTAAAATCGACCCCAAGAACATCCATGTGCATACGGAGTTCATGGGTGGCGGCTTTGGTATGGGGCTGCGTACCTGGCCACAGGAAACGGCGGTGGTAGCCATTGCCCGAAAAATTGGGCGACCGCTGAAACTGGTGATGAACCGGAGTCAGATGTTTACGCTGGTGGGTCACCGGCCCACTACGGTGCAGACGATCAACATGGGGGCCGATCAGGACGGGAAACTGATCGGGATTGCCCACGCAGCTACCGCCGAAACGGCCAGATACGAGGATTTTACCGAAGCGACCGTCAACATGACCAAGTTCATGTATGCCTGCCCCAACGTAAGTACCCGATACCGCATCGTGCGGCTTGACCGGAGCGTACCGATCTGGATGCGGGGCCCCGGTGAAGCCACGGGTGCGTTTGCGCTGGAGTCAGCCATGGACGAAATGGCCCACAAACTGAACCTCGACCCGATAGAATTTCGCCTGCGCAATTACAGCGAGACTGATCCGGAACGAAACCGACCCTATTCGAGCAAAAACCTAAAAGAAGCGTATCAGCGTGGAGCCGACGCCATTGGCTGGAAAGAGCGGAAGAACCAGCCGGGCAGCACCCGTGATGGTGACTGGCTGATTGGCTATGGCATGAGTACCGGCGTATTTAGCGCCTTCCGCTGGGAGGCCAGCGCCCGTGCCTTACTAAAGGCGGATGGATCACTAACGATTCAAAGTGCCGTGACCGACATCGGGCCGGGCACCGGAACGGCTCTGACGATGATCGCGCACAACGTACTGGGCGTACCTATGAACCGCATCAAGATTGAGTACGGAGATACGTCGCTTCCCAAGGCGCCCACACAGGGCGGATCAGCCATTGTCTCCGCCGTGGGGTCGGCGGTTTTTGATGCCTGTACAGGCATCAAAAACGAACTGATGGAGCTAGCCCTTAAGGCGGGTGCTCCCCTGGCGGGGCGGCAGGCCGACGAACTGACGCTGGCCGATGGCGTGCTGTCGGTTTCAACCGATTCGGGAAAGAAAGTTTCCGTCAGCGACCTGATGCAGGCCAATAAGCTGACCGTGATCGACAAAACGAAAGATTCGAAGGGAAGTCCGGAACAAGAGAAATATTCGATGTATTCGTTTTCGGTGCATTTCGTACAGGTACGGGTCAATCCGCTGACGGGTGTGGTGCGGGTGAGTAAGGCAGTAAGCGTAGCTGATTCGGGTCGTATCGTGAGCCCCAAAACGGCGGCCAGTCAGATGATCGGGGGCGTGGCCGGTGGCATCGGTATGGCCCTGACCGAAGAAGCGGTCATTGACCACCGATTCGGTCGTTTCGTCAATAACAACCTGGCTGATTATCACGTAGCGGTTCACGCCGACGTACCCGCCATTGAAACGATCATGATCGACAAGCCCGACCCGATTATCAATCCGATGGGTGCCAAAGGGATGGGTGAAATTGCCCTGATCGGATTTGCCGGAGCCGTGGCCAACGCGGTTTTCAACGCCACCGGTCAGCGTGTCCGTGACCTGCCTATCACCCCTGATAAGCTACTGCGTACGGTTTAA
- a CDS encoding sugar O-acetyltransferase translates to MSHSTETSNIFQRMRAGEPLRKDDPDYAQFSAVVARTIRLCVQMNATATELDQVRSRLSDIIGTGIDESTTIFPPFYTNFGQFIHLGKNVFINHNCSFLDIGGITIEDDVQIGPSVKLTSENHPLDPTDRKTVILQPILIKRNAWIGAGATILPGVTVGENAIVAAGAVVSRDVPPNTVVAGIPAKVVKTL, encoded by the coding sequence ATGAGTCATTCAACTGAAACCAGCAATATTTTCCAGCGGATGCGAGCGGGTGAACCGCTCCGAAAAGATGATCCTGACTATGCTCAGTTTTCAGCGGTCGTGGCGCGTACCATACGACTATGTGTCCAGATGAACGCCACGGCCACCGAGCTGGACCAGGTCCGCAGCCGATTGAGTGACATCATTGGCACCGGGATCGACGAGTCGACCACGATTTTCCCTCCGTTTTACACCAACTTTGGCCAGTTTATTCATTTGGGTAAAAACGTCTTTATCAACCACAACTGTTCGTTTCTGGATATTGGTGGCATCACGATAGAAGACGACGTGCAGATTGGCCCCAGCGTCAAGCTTACGTCTGAAAATCACCCGTTAGACCCCACTGACCGCAAAACAGTCATTCTCCAGCCCATTCTGATCAAACGGAATGCCTGGATTGGTGCAGGAGCTACTATTTTACCGGGCGTTACGGTTGGCGAAAACGCCATCGTGGCAGCGGGTGCGGTTGTAAGCCGGGACGTACCACCCAATACGGTGGTTGCTGGGATACCGGCAAAAGTGGTGAAGACACTGTAG
- a CDS encoding (R)-mandelonitrile lyase: MENSSHYRTAHFSGYFVVTPQLINIARTSILLLVVLIAITPLAIGQRSNVITGSQAAKRGPADTFTGTVWVTSLVPNDSIFTTISGSVAFEKGARSNWHSHPTGQILIVTDGIGYHQIKGEPRQLIHKGDVVKCPPNVVHWHGASPGSKMTHLYIIPNTEKGIVTWLQPVTDAEYSQK; this comes from the coding sequence ATGGAAAATTCAAGCCACTACAGGACAGCCCACTTTTCAGGCTATTTCGTAGTAACCCCGCAATTAATAAACATAGCCCGCACGAGTATACTGCTGTTGGTCGTCCTGATTGCAATTACTCCTCTAGCCATAGGACAAAGAAGTAATGTCATTACGGGTTCGCAGGCAGCGAAGCGAGGCCCCGCCGACACGTTTACGGGAACTGTTTGGGTAACGAGCCTTGTCCCCAATGACTCGATCTTTACGACTATTTCCGGCAGTGTCGCTTTTGAGAAGGGTGCGCGCTCGAACTGGCATTCTCATCCGACCGGGCAGATCCTCATTGTTACGGATGGGATCGGTTATCATCAGATCAAAGGGGAGCCCAGGCAACTGATTCACAAAGGTGATGTGGTTAAATGTCCACCCAATGTGGTTCACTGGCACGGAGCCAGCCCTGGTAGTAAGATGACTCACCTGTATATTATTCCGAATACGGAGAAAGGCATTGTCACGTGGCTTCAGCCCGTTACGGATGCGGAGTATAGCCAAAAATAA
- a CDS encoding carboxymuconolactone decarboxylase family protein produces MRDHKVTSTSGNLTGLLTQVLILFILFVSISYPMHAQTKSTESLDAKQQSIVTISALTTMGDIPKLKQALNAGLDVGLTINEIKEELVQLYAYCGFPRSLNGINALMAVVDHRKAMGKNDSLGKDATPIDQKADKYTVGKKTLEVLMGKPDITAEMGANAFAPVIDTFLKEHLFADIFSRDVLTYRQRELVTISSLASMVGVESQLQFHMGAGLQVGLNEAQLKGLISLIETSVGKQQADTAQQVLAKVLDAREPTKKHFELLDRN; encoded by the coding sequence ATGCGCGATCATAAAGTCACCTCAACCTCTGGGAACTTAACGGGTTTACTCACTCAGGTATTGATTCTATTCATTTTATTTGTCAGTATAAGTTATCCTATGCACGCGCAGACCAAGTCTACTGAATCTTTAGATGCCAAACAGCAGTCTATCGTAACAATTTCGGCGCTAACTACTATGGGCGACATTCCGAAGCTCAAACAAGCGCTGAACGCCGGGCTTGACGTAGGCCTGACAATCAATGAAATCAAGGAAGAGCTCGTTCAACTCTATGCCTACTGTGGCTTTCCCCGCAGTCTGAATGGCATTAATGCGTTGATGGCCGTTGTTGACCATCGGAAAGCTATGGGTAAAAACGACTCCCTTGGTAAAGACGCTACACCGATTGACCAGAAGGCCGATAAATACACCGTTGGCAAGAAAACCCTGGAAGTGCTGATGGGTAAACCGGACATCACGGCCGAGATGGGTGCCAATGCCTTTGCGCCGGTCATCGATACCTTTCTAAAAGAACACCTGTTTGCCGACATCTTCAGTCGCGATGTGCTAACGTATCGTCAGCGGGAACTGGTCACCATTTCGAGTCTTGCTAGCATGGTCGGTGTTGAGTCCCAGTTGCAGTTTCATATGGGAGCAGGCCTACAGGTAGGCCTCAACGAAGCGCAACTCAAGGGACTGATTTCGCTGATTGAAACTAGCGTCGGTAAACAACAAGCTGATACCGCTCAGCAGGTCCTGGCCAAGGTTCTAGACGCGCGAGAGCCTACTAAGAAACATTTCGAGTTACTTGACAGAAACTGA